The following coding sequences lie in one Sorghum bicolor cultivar BTx623 chromosome 6, Sorghum_bicolor_NCBIv3, whole genome shotgun sequence genomic window:
- the LOC8069431 gene encoding ER membrane protein complex subunit 8/9 homolog yields the protein MGAECRYEVAQAAYVKLALHALKHPATAVNGLLVGRLVEPSSSPAVVSVIDAVPLSHHPHHLALLPTLELALTLAEDHFATQGEGLAVVGYYHANPRCDDTELPPVAKRVGDHIFRYFPRSAVLLVDNKKLVEAVKGKSRDPVVQLYTRDSSKSWRQAGSDGSSQLVLKEPSTNVVLADHVTTKKWEKIVDFDEHLDDISKDWLNPGLLD from the exons ATGGGCGCTGAGTGCCGGTACGAGGTGGCGCAGGCGGCGTACGTCAAGCTGGCGCTGCACGCACTGAAGCACCCCGCGACCGCCGTCAACGGCCTCCTCGTCGGCCGCCTCGTCGAGCCTTCGTCGTCACCGGCCGTCGTCTCGGTCATCGACGCCGTGCCGCTGTCTCACCACCCGCACCATCTGGCGCTGCTCCCCACGCTCGAGCTCGCGCTCACTCTCGCCGAGGATCACTTCGCAACCCAGGGCGAAGGCCTCGCCGTCGTCGGATACTACCACGCCAACCCGCGCTGCGACGACACTGAACTCCCGCCAGTCGCCAAGCGCGTCGGGGACCACATCTTCCGATACTTCCCCCGCTCCGCCGTGTTGCTG GTCGATAACAAGAAGCTGGTGGAGGCCGTCAAGGGGAAGTCTCGCGATCCGGTGGTTCAG CTATACACCAGGGATTCATCAAAAAGTTGGCGTCAGGCTGGATCAGATGGTAGCAGTCAGCTGGTTCTAAAAGAACCTTCTACCAATGTTGTCCTAGCTGATCATGTTACAACAAAGAAATGGGAGAAAATTGTTGATTTCGACGAGCACCTTGATGATATTAGCAA GGATTGGTTGAACCCAGGCCTCCTTGACTGA